GAGACCGAACGCGTCGCATCGCGGAGAGCGTTGTAGATAAGCGGCTGCAGATCATCCTCGACGTCGTTGATGTCGCCAAAGGGCGTGTTGTGAATGCTCGTGAAAACACCGAGGCTCTGGCCGAGCGCTTTGCTTGCGAGCGCGCGGATATGCTCAAGCGCGACCGGATTCCGCTTCTGCGGCATTATCGACGAGCCTTGGACAAAACCGTCCGGCAGACGCACGACGTTGAACTCCATCATCGCCATCAGCAGGAACTCCTGCGAGAATTTCCCGATATTGACGAGCAGGGCGCTCATTGCGCCGAGCATCTCTGTAAAATAATCCACCGAAGCGATCGAGGCGTAAGCGTTGACGGTCGGCGCGGTGAATCCGAGAAGCTCAGAAACGCGGTGGCGGTCGATCGGAAAACCTGTGGTCGTGATCGCGCACGCGCCGAGCGGGCAGAAGTTCATATTCTCGTACGCGTTCCCGAGGCGCTTGATGTCGCGTCCCAAAACCTCGGCCATCGCCAGAAGATAGTGCGCGAGCGTCGACGGCTGGGCCGGTTGCGTGTGCGTGTAGGCCGGGATCAGTGTCTCGTGGTTCGCCGCCGCGAGGTCGAGCAGATTCGTCCGCAGTTCGTTCGCTTCGCGGATGAGTTCGAGCAATTTCGGACGCAGATAGATCCGGTAGATCGTGACGTCGATGTCGTTGCGGCTGCGGGCCGTGTGCAGCTTGCCGGCCGTATCTTCGTCTCCGCAGAGCGCGGTCATCTCCCGCTGAAGATAGTAGAAAAGATCCTCGAAC
The DNA window shown above is from Acidobacteriota bacterium and carries:
- the argH gene encoding argininosuccinate lyase, with protein sequence MQEKFPARNYKKNVLEDCFIDAKDYFLDAYVEVDYAHAVMLGEQGIITPEEQRLILTSLRALDFEAIRRSVYDGTFEDLFYYLQREMTALCGDEDTAGKLHTARSRNDIDVTIYRIYLRPKLLELIREANELRTNLLDLAAANHETLIPAYTHTQPAQPSTLAHYLLAMAEVLGRDIKRLGNAYENMNFCPLGACAITTTGFPIDRHRVSELLGFTAPTVNAYASIASVDYFTEMLGAMSALLVNIGKFSQEFLLMAMMEFNVVRLPDGFVQGSSIMPQKRNPVALEHIRALASKALGQSLGVFTSIHNTPFGDINDVEDDLQPLIYNALRDATRSVSLFAATLKSASFNLDVLRERAEANFITVTELADSIVRRENLPFRIAHKIVGECVKTAYTDKTKITYEMLQTTARTVAGRELAFTEEEFERTLTAEFFVSIRTIYGGSAPSETRRALAVQVDSLGEDLEWLGARNEALASAAAKLHSTVDSLIA